Proteins found in one Arthrobacter pascens genomic segment:
- a CDS encoding hydrolase: MATVNFDNVQAVPSENLITPDNSVFLFVDHQPQMFFGVGSTGDRGAIINATVGLGKTAKAFNVPTVLTTVAAQTFSGNLLPSLAEVFPGADIIDRTSMNAWEDPAVVDAIKATGRTKIVLSGLWTEVCLVLPALSALAQGYEVYVVADASGGVSAEAHDFAIQRMAAAGAVPVTWVQVLLELQRDWARGETYVPVSEIVKAHGGAYGLGMYYAGDFIGGNAG; this comes from the coding sequence ATGGCAACAGTAAACTTCGACAACGTCCAGGCAGTCCCGAGCGAGAACCTCATCACCCCCGATAACAGTGTGTTCCTCTTCGTGGACCACCAGCCCCAGATGTTCTTCGGCGTCGGCAGCACAGGCGACCGCGGCGCTATCATCAACGCCACCGTCGGACTGGGCAAGACTGCCAAGGCCTTCAACGTCCCCACCGTATTGACGACCGTCGCCGCGCAGACCTTCTCCGGCAACCTCCTGCCTTCCCTCGCCGAGGTGTTCCCGGGTGCCGACATCATCGACCGCACCAGCATGAACGCGTGGGAGGACCCGGCTGTGGTCGACGCGATCAAGGCCACCGGCCGGACCAAGATCGTCCTGTCCGGCCTCTGGACCGAAGTCTGCCTGGTCCTGCCCGCCCTCTCCGCACTCGCCCAGGGCTACGAGGTCTACGTAGTCGCCGACGCCTCCGGCGGCGTCAGCGCCGAGGCCCACGACTTCGCCATCCAGCGCATGGCCGCCGCAGGAGCAGTTCCGGTCACCTGGGTCCAGGTCCTGCTCGAGCTCCAGCGCGACTGGGCACGGGGCGAGACCTACGTACCAGTGTCCGAGATCGTCAAGGCCCACGGCGGCGCCTATGGCCTGGGTATGTACTACGCCGGGGACTTCATCGGCGGAAATGCCGGCTGA
- a CDS encoding MarR family winged helix-turn-helix transcriptional regulator, with protein MTQQISAAASRDLDAVSQWGLVIEGFQNTNKKLHKAVAAAFSLDPAEAETLLRLTRAPGHRMPMAALAREAAFSTGGVTKIADRLAKRNLAARNPCADDRRVIYLELTDAGAEQAEELRCLVTDIVQKTYIDVLGADRAVLVAEAMAELREANAA; from the coding sequence ATGACCCAGCAAATATCTGCAGCAGCCAGCCGCGACCTCGATGCCGTATCGCAGTGGGGGCTTGTCATCGAGGGTTTCCAAAACACGAATAAGAAGCTGCACAAGGCGGTGGCGGCCGCGTTCTCCCTGGATCCCGCCGAAGCCGAGACGCTGCTGCGGCTGACGCGAGCCCCGGGCCACCGGATGCCAATGGCGGCGCTGGCCCGCGAGGCGGCCTTCAGCACCGGCGGTGTCACCAAAATTGCGGACCGGCTGGCAAAACGAAACCTCGCCGCGCGCAACCCTTGCGCTGACGACCGCAGGGTGATCTACCTGGAGCTGACCGACGCAGGGGCCGAGCAGGCGGAGGAGCTTCGTTGCCTCGTCACAGACATCGTCCAGAAAACCTATATCGACGTTCTCGGCGCGGACAGGGCGGTCTTGGTCGCTGAAGCGATGGCAGAACTGCGCGAGGCCAACGCGGCGTAA
- a CDS encoding YoaK family protein: MSSPPRGIFLSLSALTIATGLVDAASVLGMGVFAANMTGNIVFLGFSLGGAPGYSFIAALFALAGFLVGAFVAGLVVKGKFESRRAGQALGVESAVLVAAALAAWLTGADGLDGWPDWVVLAVLGAAMGLQNAISLKSGVTDMRTTVLTLTLTALASDLARGKNDQAGIRIYSVVLLLVGALGGTLLLFWAGLTWTIAAAALFVGIAAILIARTRSAALGATAGGGG; the protein is encoded by the coding sequence ATGAGTTCTCCCCCTCGAGGGATCTTCCTCTCGCTCAGTGCGCTCACCATCGCCACCGGCCTCGTGGACGCAGCAAGCGTTCTGGGCATGGGCGTCTTTGCGGCCAACATGACCGGCAACATCGTCTTCCTCGGTTTCTCCCTGGGCGGCGCCCCCGGATACTCCTTCATTGCGGCTCTGTTTGCCCTGGCCGGATTCCTGGTCGGCGCATTCGTCGCCGGACTGGTCGTCAAGGGCAAGTTCGAGTCCCGAAGAGCGGGACAAGCTCTGGGTGTTGAGTCCGCTGTTCTTGTCGCCGCGGCATTGGCTGCATGGCTCACTGGTGCCGATGGATTGGACGGGTGGCCAGACTGGGTCGTGCTCGCGGTGCTGGGCGCAGCCATGGGGCTGCAGAACGCGATCTCGCTGAAGTCGGGTGTCACTGACATGAGGACCACGGTGCTCACCCTCACCCTGACTGCGTTGGCGTCCGACCTGGCCCGCGGAAAGAACGATCAGGCCGGCATTCGAATCTACTCTGTGGTCCTGCTGCTCGTGGGCGCTCTTGGCGGGACACTGCTGCTCTTCTGGGCCGGGCTGACCTGGACTATTGCCGCTGCCGCCCTGTTCGTGGGGATTGCCGCAATCCTTATAGCACGTACCCGCTCTGCCGCGCTGGGCGCGACCGCCGGCGGAGGCGGCTAA
- a CDS encoding DoxX family protein produces the protein MNDDVGILLLRVVIGLLIAGHGVQKVSFRLGGKGLQGGIDEFKADGFRGGAFTALAAGLGQIGSGLLLALGALTPLAAMAAIGVMTVAVTVKTGNGLWVQHDGYEFPLVLITVAAALGFTGPGAYSIDAFVGIDNPPLWAGTAALTVGVLAGLLMRLVLHRGTPSAPDTHQGQA, from the coding sequence GTGAATGACGATGTGGGCATCCTGCTGCTGCGGGTGGTCATCGGGCTGCTGATCGCCGGCCACGGCGTGCAGAAAGTCTCTTTCCGTCTCGGCGGGAAGGGACTGCAGGGCGGCATCGACGAATTCAAGGCCGACGGCTTCCGCGGCGGCGCCTTCACGGCGCTGGCCGCCGGCCTCGGCCAGATCGGATCCGGTCTCCTCCTCGCCCTGGGCGCCCTGACCCCGCTCGCGGCTATGGCCGCCATCGGGGTCATGACGGTCGCCGTAACCGTCAAAACCGGCAACGGGCTCTGGGTCCAGCACGACGGGTACGAATTCCCACTGGTCCTGATTACCGTCGCCGCAGCCCTTGGCTTCACCGGCCCCGGCGCCTACTCCATCGACGCATTCGTGGGCATCGACAACCCCCCGCTGTGGGCCGGAACCGCGGCACTGACCGTCGGCGTCCTCGCTGGACTCCTCATGCGGTTGGTGCTCCACCGCGGCACCCCATCTGCCCCTGACACACATCAGGGGCAGGCCTGA
- a CDS encoding alpha/beta hydrolase, which translates to MNAATTPVTSWPHVFSPGEAGSPVLLMLHGTGGNEHEIAALAAELHPDAGVLAPRGQVQEHGMLRWFRRHGEGNFDVDDVIARAADLAAFLDAAREHYNLGNRPVIAVGFSNGANIGLATAILHPKTLDRVIAFSGMYPFGDREGAADLVGSRLLILNGEADSMAPLTSVNTLMAALRQNGAEAEQVLRPGGHGIAHTDLDAAKEWLATVLVQ; encoded by the coding sequence ATGAACGCCGCAACCACCCCCGTCACGAGCTGGCCGCACGTCTTCAGCCCCGGTGAGGCAGGCTCCCCGGTGCTGCTGATGCTTCACGGCACCGGCGGGAACGAACACGAGATCGCCGCACTCGCCGCGGAACTCCACCCCGACGCCGGAGTCCTCGCACCCCGGGGGCAAGTTCAGGAACACGGCATGCTCCGCTGGTTCCGCCGGCACGGCGAAGGCAATTTCGACGTGGACGACGTGATCGCCCGCGCCGCGGACCTGGCCGCCTTCCTGGACGCGGCGCGGGAGCACTACAACCTCGGCAACAGGCCCGTAATAGCAGTCGGGTTTTCCAACGGCGCCAACATCGGCCTGGCCACAGCCATCCTCCACCCCAAGACCCTGGACCGGGTCATCGCCTTCTCCGGCATGTACCCCTTCGGCGACCGGGAAGGCGCCGCTGACCTGGTCGGCAGCAGGCTGTTGATCCTGAACGGCGAGGCCGACTCCATGGCCCCGCTCACCAGCGTCAACACGCTCATGGCCGCCCTGCGCCAAAACGGTGCCGAGGCCGAGCAGGTGCTTCGCCCCGGAGGGCACGGCATCGCGCACACGGACCTGGACGCCGCAAAAGAGTGGCTCGCAACGGTCCTCGTACAGTAA
- a CDS encoding ring-cleaving dioxygenase: MTANTSGLHHVTAIAGEPQANIDFYVKGLGLRLVKKTVNFDDPSTYHLYYGDEAGQPGSLMTFFPWRGIAPGRIGTGQSTSTAFSVPEGTLGWWQNHFKALGVESSITRASAEEERLSLRDPDGLQLDLVASSTIDPRNPWDSASVPAEYAVRGQHSSVLTVANPDKTVAVLTEDLGLHLVGTSGNRTRLAAGNGGAGNIVDVIADPKARPGLTAGGTVHHIAFRVPDVATQEIWRQELAGRGFHVTEILDRQYFTSIYFREPGGVLFEIATDTPGFDVDEPLLELGRSLKLPPWLEPSREAIEHSVARIQLPAENNPALAGR, encoded by the coding sequence ATGACCGCGAATACTTCAGGCCTGCACCACGTCACAGCCATTGCCGGCGAGCCGCAGGCCAATATCGATTTCTACGTAAAGGGCCTGGGCCTGCGCCTGGTGAAGAAGACGGTCAACTTCGATGACCCTTCCACGTACCACCTGTACTACGGCGACGAGGCCGGCCAGCCGGGCTCGCTCATGACATTCTTCCCGTGGCGGGGCATCGCACCGGGCCGGATCGGTACAGGGCAGTCCACCTCCACCGCCTTCTCCGTCCCGGAGGGAACCCTGGGCTGGTGGCAGAACCACTTCAAGGCCCTGGGCGTCGAATCCAGCATCACCCGAGCCTCGGCTGAGGAGGAGCGCCTCTCCCTGCGCGACCCGGACGGGCTGCAGCTGGACCTGGTCGCCTCCTCCACGATCGATCCCCGGAACCCCTGGGATTCGGCCTCCGTGCCTGCCGAGTACGCCGTGCGCGGCCAGCACTCCTCGGTGCTCACCGTCGCCAACCCGGACAAGACTGTGGCCGTGCTGACCGAGGACCTCGGCCTGCACCTGGTCGGGACCTCCGGTAACCGCACCCGCCTTGCCGCCGGCAACGGCGGCGCGGGAAACATCGTCGACGTTATCGCGGACCCCAAGGCCCGGCCTGGCCTCACCGCCGGCGGCACCGTCCACCACATCGCCTTCCGCGTCCCTGACGTCGCCACCCAGGAGATATGGCGCCAAGAACTGGCCGGACGCGGTTTCCACGTCACGGAGATCCTGGACCGCCAGTACTTCACGTCCATCTACTTCCGCGAACCCGGCGGCGTGCTGTTCGAAATCGCCACCGACACCCCCGGTTTCGACGTGGACGAACCGCTGCTGGAACTCGGCCGCTCCCTGAAACTGCCGCCATGGCTCGAGCCCTCCCGCGAGGCGATCGAACACTCGGTGGCCCGGATCCAGCTACCGGCCGAAAACAACCCCGCACTGGCAGGACGGTAG
- a CDS encoding MFS transporter: MESPWAPLRRRTFFILWMAQLGSNVGSWMQTVGAQWYLVESGASPTVIALVQTANLAPALLLSLMAGVLADSFDRRRLIIGTNIFAALAAAALTLSAASGLLEPASLLVYTFLIGAGVALSSPAWQAIQPDLVPRAEIQAASALGGVTVNAARAVGPAAAGVLVAVAGPAFVFGLNALSFLGAAAAVYSWRTPRRDLADRERVHEALAAGIRYIRSAPRIRRILLRTALFTTPASALWALLPIAANGHLDIGSAGYGLLLGALGAGALLGVVVLPRVRNRITNDTILAGSALLFGAGTAAAAFMPPLPVAALMVVAGAAWIGNLSTFGAVTQLTLPAWVRARGMSTYLLVMAGTQALGALAWGSIATLFGYELALAVSAILLLATAASIFIWPLLPGTGQLDRTVSGPGEHTPTQTGAIDPGTGPVTVIITYRPDPDLLEQFTAAMEQVELTLRRTGATDWKLTRQLGQPGSFAEIYTLPTWREYQRQEEERITGEDRRHFDRARETCLEEPTQNWYLPA, translated from the coding sequence GTGGAATCACCCTGGGCGCCGCTTCGGCGGCGCACGTTCTTCATCCTGTGGATGGCACAACTTGGTTCCAACGTCGGTTCCTGGATGCAAACGGTCGGCGCGCAGTGGTACCTGGTGGAGTCCGGCGCCAGTCCCACAGTCATCGCGCTGGTCCAGACAGCGAACTTGGCACCCGCCCTGCTGCTGTCGCTCATGGCCGGGGTGCTGGCCGATTCCTTCGACCGTCGGAGGCTGATCATTGGCACGAACATCTTCGCGGCTCTGGCTGCGGCGGCCCTGACACTCAGCGCTGCGTCCGGGCTCCTCGAGCCCGCCTCGCTCCTGGTTTACACCTTCCTTATCGGGGCTGGCGTTGCGCTGAGCTCCCCCGCATGGCAGGCCATCCAACCGGATCTGGTACCGCGGGCCGAAATTCAGGCAGCCTCTGCATTGGGCGGAGTCACGGTGAACGCGGCACGTGCCGTTGGGCCGGCCGCAGCCGGTGTCCTCGTCGCGGTGGCTGGCCCGGCCTTTGTTTTCGGACTCAACGCCCTTTCCTTCCTTGGAGCCGCGGCAGCGGTCTACAGCTGGCGAACCCCGCGGAGGGACCTCGCGGATCGGGAGCGCGTCCACGAAGCACTGGCCGCGGGGATACGCTACATCCGCTCCGCACCCCGGATCCGGCGCATTCTGCTCCGCACAGCATTGTTTACAACACCGGCCAGCGCCCTGTGGGCGTTGCTTCCCATCGCCGCAAACGGGCACCTCGACATCGGCTCGGCAGGCTACGGGCTGCTGCTCGGAGCGCTCGGCGCCGGTGCACTTCTTGGCGTTGTTGTCCTGCCCCGGGTCCGGAACCGGATCACGAACGACACCATCCTGGCAGGCTCCGCTCTCCTGTTCGGCGCGGGAACCGCCGCCGCGGCGTTCATGCCGCCGCTGCCTGTGGCAGCACTCATGGTCGTGGCCGGAGCAGCATGGATAGGCAATCTCTCAACCTTCGGCGCCGTCACGCAGTTGACCCTCCCAGCCTGGGTACGGGCCCGCGGAATGTCCACATACCTGCTGGTAATGGCAGGCACGCAAGCTCTCGGGGCGCTGGCCTGGGGCTCTATCGCAACCCTCTTCGGCTACGAACTGGCTCTGGCCGTCAGTGCAATCCTGCTCCTAGCCACCGCGGCCAGCATCTTCATCTGGCCCCTGCTCCCCGGAACCGGTCAACTCGACCGTACGGTCTCCGGCCCCGGCGAACATACACCAACCCAGACAGGTGCCATTGACCCTGGCACCGGCCCGGTCACCGTGATCATCACCTACCGTCCTGACCCAGACCTCCTGGAGCAGTTCACCGCAGCCATGGAGCAAGTGGAACTAACACTCCGGAGGACCGGGGCAACAGACTGGAAACTTACCCGCCAACTCGGGCAACCAGGATCATTCGCCGAAATCTACACCCTGCCCACCTGGCGTGAATACCAACGCCAGGAAGAAGAACGGATCACCGGGGAAGACCGCCGCCATTTCGACCGGGCACGCGAAACCTGCCTGGAGGAACCCACCCAAAACTGGTATCTGCCGGCCTAG